The nucleotide sequence TAAAACAACAAAATAAAACCGGAGCAGCACTGGATGCTCCGGTCCTTTGGGATATCCCGGAATGTTCTTTTTTTAGACAGCACCGTTTTCTTCTGTATTATGATCAGGGGTTAGTAATCGAATAAGTAAGCGCTACTGTATAAGTGTCCGGCGCTTTCCCAAGGATCTCCGTAGCTACATTTCCCTGGGGGATCGAATACGTAACATCAGCAGGTGCGGCCAGTGCATAAGATCCCCCTATCAGCGGCGCTGCCGTGGTAGAAAGCGATGTGATCGTTTGAAGATTATTACCCGGCAGCGTGGTATTGTTGGCCGTGGCCGGAGCCGTAACCGAAACCGCCGCTGCATTCACCGTCTCGGTATTGCCTCCTGTACCGGCCAGGGTGGCTGCGTTTGCAGCAAGACTCACCGTATACGGAAGAATACTTGTAATTAAAAGATGTCCTGTCATGGGCGTGGTAACACCGTTCTGGTAGTCGGCCAATGTTGTAAAGGAAAGTGTAACATCCGGCTGCTGAACAGTAATACTAAGCAGCGGATTGATCACTACATGAAGATTTGTGGTACCGGTAGTCTGGGCGTTTGTTGCTGTAACGGAAGCTCCCAGAACAAAAGTGGTCGCCACCAAAAGTTTATAAAATTTCATATGAGTCATTGTTCAGAGGTTTTGCTGATATAAATTTACAATAAAAAACAATTAAAAGATAAATTTTATTTTTTATTTTGTAGTGTAAAACCGCTATATCCTCTTAACACTTGCTGAACCTATTATTTTTATATGTACCTTTTCCAGGGTTAAGAAGATGCTTGTTGACATGCTCTTTCTCCGGATTATGCCTTTTTTCCAACGGGCAACAGCAGCCTGTATCCCTCTCCTTTTCAGAAGACAGTGTGTCTGCCATTTATGGCGAAACCTTTTCCAATACATTACGGGTTGCAAACAATTTGAACGAATCCGTTCTTTTAAAAAAGACCGTCTCCGATTCCTTTGCCCTGATCGGCCTGCCGGATACGGTACGGCTTAATCCCCGCGAAAAGAAACAGTTTCCTGTCCGGTACCTTACAAGTGCGTCGCTGATCAGCACCGTGCGAAATAAAATAACTGCCGGATATCGCATCACCGGGAAAACAGGCGCGCTGGTGACTTCTTTTTTTATCCATACCCCCGATGTACAGCAATTCATACTGTCGGTAATCAACCCGGTGAATTATTTAAACACCCAAACAAACACGGGAACGGTACAGGTAAAGTGTATCAATAACGGTTATACTGATCTGACCACTACACTGCGGCTAAAACCCTATCCGGAAGGGCTGGAGATCACCGATAATAACAGAACCATTACCCTGCAACCGGGAAGCCAGCAAGTGCTGACCTTTAATTTCCGTAACCGGCTGGCGCAAAATCTTATTTCAGACTTCAGCCTGTCTGTACAGGCGGTGGAGGCGGTGTCTGGCAGGGAGCTGGGAGCCACTTATGCAAAGGTATTGGTACTGGCCAATGAAAAACGATTTGCCATTGCCGGCTCTACCGACGCCTCGCTGATAAACAACAGTGCACAGCTGAGCTACTGGAACACCACCAATGGCTTAAGCTACTATCAATTAGGCTCAAGAGGGGTGGCGCAGCCTTCCACCCGGAGCGAGTTGCGCTATAACCTAAACCTCAACTACTATACAAGACCTTTTTCCGGGGCAGAAATGTATGATTCATGGATCGCCTACAAAGGCAAACACTTAGGGGCACAGGTGGGAAATATTGCTGAGAACCTTGACTACTCATTGTTTGGTAAAGGTGTTAAACTTTCGGTCTTTCCGGATTCATCCAATGCAGTAAGCGGTTACTACGTCAAGAATAATTACCTGCTTTTTTCAGATATCACCCGGCAGCGGGAAGAAGCAACGATCTGGGCAGGGACTTATACGCATTCAGGAAAAAACAATAACAGCGGTCTCAATTATATCAACAGCAATGATCCTTTTACCGGTGTGCAAACAAACCTTATCAATGCCCGGTCGGGGTGGCAGCTCAAAGGCGACCAGTTTCTGGAACTTGAGGCGGGCTATAGCCATGAAAAACTGTCTGGTGCCAGGAGGGCTAACGAAACCGGTTATGCGGCCGGTTTCCGGTACCGGTATAATAAAAAACGGTGGAGCCTGCTGTCGGACAATTATTACAGCAGTCCCTATTACAGCGGGTTAAGACGGGGCGCTTTATTATTACAGGAGCATATCGATTATCACTTTAATCCGCGACAGCATGTTTTTATACACTACGAGGTCGTTAACAATACGCCCCGGTACCTGAGCAGTTATTATCCCGCATTGTTCCATACCAAAACGGCAGAATACCAGCTGGGGTTTGCAACAACGACACGGGGCTGGCTGATCAACCTGCGCTCTTATTTTTACACCCAGGCACTGGATCAAAAAATCCTCAGTACAGCACTGGCACTGCGTTCCACCTCCTGGCACCTGGCAGCAGATCTTTCCTACACGATCAACGGACATACAATGATGTTTTCCGGTGACTATGGAAATGTAAGGAGCTCCAACCCCTACCTGGCCAATAAAAACTACAATGTATGGCAGGGAAGGTTCAGTTATAGTTATAAACTGATTGGTTTTAACGCAATGCTCCAATACAACCCGTTTTATCTCATCCAGGAACCATTGCCCTGGCAGCAGGGAACATTCCGGCAGTATACCCTGGGGCCTTATCTGCGTTTTGCAGCCTTAAATAACCGGTTGGAGCTGGAGGCCTCCGACAACCTGAATTATTATGGATATTATTTTCAGGGCTGGTCCAATACCGCACAGGGCAAGGTCAGTTTCCGCTTTAAAAAAACCTGGCAGGTCTCTGCACAGGTCATGTACAATACCTATCAGCAATATCCCGGCTATAATTTTCTGCAGACCCAGGTCAGTATCACAAAATCATTTATGCAGAAAAATGCACCGGGCTACAAAAGCCTTTCTGTTGTATTTTTCGGGGATAAAAATGCCAATGGCAGCTGGGACCCCGATGAATATCCCGTGGAAAATGTAATTGCGGCATTGGGGCAATCCCTGGCACAAAGCAATCATAAAGGGAAGATAGCCTTTACCAACCTGAAACCTTCGGTTTACAAATTACAGATCCAGGACGGGAACGGATGGTGGCTGATAAATCCTGTGGACGTATCATTAACCCGTAATCAAAAACTGCAGGTGGCACTGGTGAAAACGGCCACCATATCCGGAAAAATCGTCAGTGAAAAGAATGCCTTCCTGCAGGACGCACCGCTGCTTGAAGGCATCACCATCATTGCAGCAAGTAAACAGGGCGAACAGTTTACTGCTATTACGGATGCCGCCGGAGGGTTCTCCTTTAACCTGCCGGCAAAGCCCTTTACCTTCTCAGCGGAGACCAGGGAGGGAAATCAGACCATCACCAATCAACAACAAACCATAACAATCCGGGAAAAAGATAATCCGCTGATCATTTTCAATCTGACCGATCATACCAGAAAGGTCGATATAAAGCAATTCTAAGCGCATAAATCCAACCGGTGAAACACGCCCGCTACCGGCAGAGAATACCGCGAACAACCCGCAACTATTTTTTGGCGGTTCATTTCGCCCTGCCTCCTTTATAAATGAAATGGTGTACCTTTGAAAGGTATATAAACTCCTGTACCCCTAATAAAATCTTATGAAACGGATTATTCCCCTGGTAATAATTGCAGCGATGGCGCTATCCTGTTCTGCTCCGCGAACAGCCGGCAGAAGCGGAAAAGTTCCTCCTGGTCAGGCAAAAAAAATGACCGGTAGTAAATCGGCAAAACCGTATGCACCCGGTCAACGGAACAAACATTAATGCAGGATGATCAACGGGCGGACCGGTTCACTAACGCTTCTTGGGATCATAAAGTGCAACACCCACCCGTGAATCGGCACAGCCATAGTACAAAAACCATTTTTCTTTGTAAAAGACCAGCCCCTCCAGGAATACGGTGCCGGCAGCATACTGACCAGACCGCTCAAAGGGCTCCGTCGGATAGAGGAATGGCTGGTCCAGTCTTCCGATAACCCGGGTGGGATCTTTTTTATCAAACAGCACCTGCCCGGCACAATAGCTGTTGGAAGGGTACCGGGTATCCCCCCCGGCACCGGGAGCATTTTTCCCATTATATAACAGGAGGATGCCGTTGCCGGTAACTAACGCCGGGGGACCGCATTCCGTAAGGTCGCTGTCAAAATATCCTTTTCGGGGTGCGATTAATTTCAACAGCTCCTTTTTATCATCCAGCACCGGCGTCCAGTTGATCAGATCGTCGGAAACCGCGGGGTTCACGAAATACTCGCCCCAATACATCAGGTATTTTCCGTTTACTTTAGCAATGACCAGCTGGCCGTTTGCAGGTTGCGTGACAATAGAAGCCGATTTACTGGAAACATCCCTGAAACGGCCACCCCATGCGGTTTTGAAGGCCGGACCATGCTTTACCCAGTGCACCAGGTCTGTTGAGGTTGCCACACTGAGCCGGGGTGTTTTCTGGTTCCAGGAAGTGTAAAGCATCACATAAAGCCCCTTTTCTGTTACGGCCACACGGGGGTCTTCACATCCTCCCGGCCAGTCGTATTCCCGCTGGTCATCATTGCCGGGGTAGCACACGGGTGCCGGATAGATCTTCATGTTAATGCCATCTGTGCTTTCCGCCCGTCCGATCCTTGAAGTGTGCGCTCCGATCTTATCAACACCGGAATTATCTTCTGCGCGGAACAAGACCTGTATTTTCCCGTCTTTTACAATAGCCGCAGGGTTAAAGGCAGCGTGCCCCATCCAGGCAACGTTTTTCCCGGACATCGGATCCGGAAATTGTTGCTGCGGATCCGGTGTTATAACCGGCCGGACCGGCTGGGGGCGTGTAAACGGGCCCAGTGCCCAGGAGGGAAGAACAGGCGGTTGCTGTGCCCTACAGCCCAGGCAAAAGGACAACAACAGTAAAAAAGAAAAACAGATTGGTTTCATAGCCGACTTATTAAATGCATACCCAAAATACACGGTCCTTATCAATGAGAGCACCCGGAGTCTTTGTTACGGATGATCACTAATTATCAGACAGAACTACCCGGTCAATTTTTCCAAGTTCCTGTACATCCGGTGCCTTCACCGTTCTGAGCCCGGTCTTCGTAAACGGTTTATAGATAATATAAATTTCATCACCCGGGCAAATATGTTTGTCCCGCTTCCAGGTACGGAACGTTTGGCTGCCGGTTATATAAAGTACCTCATCGCTCGATGTATCTCCGCTGCTATTTACAATGTACAATACC is from Niabella beijingensis and encodes:
- a CDS encoding carboxypeptidase-like regulatory domain-containing protein, with translation MTCSFSGLCLFSNGQQQPVSLSFSEDSVSAIYGETFSNTLRVANNLNESVLLKKTVSDSFALIGLPDTVRLNPREKKQFPVRYLTSASLISTVRNKITAGYRITGKTGALVTSFFIHTPDVQQFILSVINPVNYLNTQTNTGTVQVKCINNGYTDLTTTLRLKPYPEGLEITDNNRTITLQPGSQQVLTFNFRNRLAQNLISDFSLSVQAVEAVSGRELGATYAKVLVLANEKRFAIAGSTDASLINNSAQLSYWNTTNGLSYYQLGSRGVAQPSTRSELRYNLNLNYYTRPFSGAEMYDSWIAYKGKHLGAQVGNIAENLDYSLFGKGVKLSVFPDSSNAVSGYYVKNNYLLFSDITRQREEATIWAGTYTHSGKNNNSGLNYINSNDPFTGVQTNLINARSGWQLKGDQFLELEAGYSHEKLSGARRANETGYAAGFRYRYNKKRWSLLSDNYYSSPYYSGLRRGALLLQEHIDYHFNPRQHVFIHYEVVNNTPRYLSSYYPALFHTKTAEYQLGFATTTRGWLINLRSYFYTQALDQKILSTALALRSTSWHLAADLSYTINGHTMMFSGDYGNVRSSNPYLANKNYNVWQGRFSYSYKLIGFNAMLQYNPFYLIQEPLPWQQGTFRQYTLGPYLRFAALNNRLELEASDNLNYYGYYFQGWSNTAQGKVSFRFKKTWQVSAQVMYNTYQQYPGYNFLQTQVSITKSFMQKNAPGYKSLSVVFFGDKNANGSWDPDEYPVENVIAALGQSLAQSNHKGKIAFTNLKPSVYKLQIQDGNGWWLINPVDVSLTRNQKLQVALVKTATISGKIVSEKNAFLQDAPLLEGITIIAASKQGEQFTAITDAAGGFSFNLPAKPFTFSAETREGNQTITNQQQTITIREKDNPLIIFNLTDHTRKVDIKQF
- a CDS encoding glycoside hydrolase family 130 protein, producing the protein MKPICFSFLLLLSFCLGCRAQQPPVLPSWALGPFTRPQPVRPVITPDPQQQFPDPMSGKNVAWMGHAAFNPAAIVKDGKIQVLFRAEDNSGVDKIGAHTSRIGRAESTDGINMKIYPAPVCYPGNDDQREYDWPGGCEDPRVAVTEKGLYVMLYTSWNQKTPRLSVATSTDLVHWVKHGPAFKTAWGGRFRDVSSKSASIVTQPANGQLVIAKVNGKYLMYWGEYFVNPAVSDDLINWTPVLDDKKELLKLIAPRKGYFDSDLTECGPPALVTGNGILLLYNGKNAPGAGGDTRYPSNSYCAGQVLFDKKDPTRVIGRLDQPFLYPTEPFERSGQYAAGTVFLEGLVFYKEKWFLYYGCADSRVGVALYDPKKR